One genomic region from Candidatus Binatia bacterium encodes:
- a CDS encoding nickel-dependent hydrogenase large subunit: protein MARITIDPITRIEGHLRIDAVVEDGRVQKAWASGTMWRGIETIMRGRDPREAWLFAQRFCGVCTTVHAIASVRAVEDALGMEIPPNAQYIRNLILISHALHDHIVHFYHLSALDWVDVTTIPQADPGKASSIAESLSDWTGNSRQEMARIQKKVVGLLGSGQLGIFANGYWGHPAMKLAPEVNLLALAHYLQALDFQRKANQVVGVLGGKTPHIQNLAVGGVMNAINLDSLATLNMDRLYMLKSLLDEVVPFVQQVYFPDACAIAGFYPEWFDIGAGVRNYLAVPDLPTDPASTTFDLPGGTIFDGNIESVRRISGARDDYFRQGVVEDVTHAWYKGRGPQHPWKGETDPDYTDFQDEGKYTWVKAPRFEGKPMQVGPLSNILIGYASQHELTRKWTDLALARVSAIAQRPITIDKMQSTMGRYLARAIRAAVLSELALRHWQLLVSNISSGDSRTFNAPHFSKDPVEGVGVHEAPRGALSHWIIVRDGILSNYQAVVPTTWNASPRDQHDVPGPYEAALLNNPVANPEKPLELLRTVHSFDPCMACAIHTLDVEGRTTATVKVL, encoded by the coding sequence ATGGCGCGCATCACCATTGACCCAATCACCCGCATCGAAGGGCACCTGCGTATCGACGCCGTCGTCGAAGACGGCCGGGTGCAGAAGGCCTGGGCCTCCGGCACCATGTGGCGCGGCATCGAGACGATCATGCGCGGGCGCGACCCGCGCGAGGCCTGGCTCTTCGCCCAACGTTTCTGCGGAGTGTGCACGACGGTGCACGCGATCGCCTCGGTGCGCGCCGTCGAGGATGCCCTCGGCATGGAGATCCCGCCGAACGCGCAATACATCCGTAACCTCATCCTGATCAGCCATGCGCTGCACGACCACATCGTCCACTTCTACCATCTGTCGGCACTGGACTGGGTCGACGTGACCACTATTCCGCAGGCCGATCCGGGGAAGGCGTCATCCATCGCCGAGAGTCTCTCGGACTGGACGGGAAACTCGCGCCAGGAAATGGCCCGCATACAGAAAAAAGTTGTCGGCCTGCTGGGGAGCGGCCAGCTCGGCATCTTCGCCAATGGCTACTGGGGCCACCCGGCGATGAAGCTGGCCCCGGAGGTCAACCTGTTGGCGCTGGCGCACTACCTGCAAGCGCTCGACTTCCAACGCAAGGCGAACCAGGTCGTCGGCGTCCTCGGCGGCAAGACACCGCACATCCAGAACCTCGCCGTCGGGGGAGTGATGAACGCCATCAACCTCGACAGCCTGGCGACCCTCAACATGGATCGGCTCTACATGCTGAAGAGTCTCCTCGACGAGGTCGTCCCGTTCGTACAGCAGGTGTATTTCCCCGACGCCTGCGCCATCGCCGGCTTCTACCCCGAGTGGTTCGACATCGGTGCCGGCGTGAGAAACTACCTGGCGGTGCCGGACCTTCCCACCGATCCGGCTTCGACGACCTTTGATCTGCCCGGCGGCACGATCTTCGACGGCAACATCGAAAGCGTGCGGCGCATCAGCGGCGCCCGTGACGACTACTTCCGCCAAGGCGTGGTCGAGGACGTCACGCACGCATGGTACAAGGGCCGCGGGCCCCAGCACCCATGGAAGGGCGAGACGGACCCCGACTACACCGACTTCCAGGACGAGGGGAAGTACACCTGGGTCAAGGCGCCCCGGTTCGAGGGCAAGCCCATGCAGGTCGGCCCGCTGTCCAACATCCTCATCGGCTACGCCTCGCAACACGAACTGACCCGCAAGTGGACCGACCTCGCGTTGGCGCGCGTCTCCGCGATCGCGCAGCGCCCGATCACGATCGACAAGATGCAGTCGACGATGGGCCGCTACCTGGCACGTGCCATCCGCGCCGCCGTGCTGTCGGAGCTGGCGTTGCGGCACTGGCAGCTGCTCGTCAGCAACATCAGCAGCGGCGACTCGCGCACCTTCAACGCCCCACACTTCTCCAAGGACCCCGTGGAGGGCGTTGGTGTACATGAGGCGCCGCGCGGGGCGTTGTCGCACTGGATCATCGTGAGGGACGGCATCCTCTCCAACTACCAAGCGGTGGTACCAACGACCTGGAACGCGAGCCCGCGCGACCAGCATGACGTGCCGGGCCCGTACGAGGCCGCGTTGCTCAACAACCCGGTCGCCAATCCAGAGAAGCCGCTCGAACTCCTGCGCACCGTGCACTCGTTCGACCCGTGCATGGCGTGCGCCATTCACACCCTCGACGTAGAAGGCCGGACGACCGCGACCGTGAAGGTGCTGTGA
- a CDS encoding hydrogenase maturation protease, which produces MTAPAEAHAHIAVIGLGNVLLGDDGFGPFVIELLRAGWEFPECVALVDVGTPGLGLVTYFHNREMVILVDAVGATGRPGELRLYPSEDLRKMSPQPRVSPHDPAVQETLWITELAGCGPREVLLLGVIPESLDLGAGLSAPVRQAASAAAALVVSELAKGGTVAVPQPNPRIPDAWWMRKPHRGTFPALPDER; this is translated from the coding sequence GTGACAGCCCCGGCAGAAGCGCACGCGCACATCGCGGTCATCGGCCTTGGCAACGTGCTCCTCGGAGACGACGGCTTCGGACCGTTCGTGATCGAGTTGCTCCGCGCCGGCTGGGAGTTCCCCGAGTGCGTCGCGCTGGTCGATGTCGGCACGCCTGGGCTCGGTCTCGTCACCTACTTCCACAACCGCGAGATGGTAATCCTAGTGGATGCCGTGGGGGCGACCGGACGCCCCGGTGAGCTGCGGCTCTATCCGAGCGAGGACCTGCGCAAGATGTCGCCCCAGCCCCGCGTGAGCCCCCACGATCCCGCCGTACAGGAGACGCTGTGGATCACGGAACTTGCAGGATGTGGGCCGCGCGAGGTGCTGCTCTTGGGAGTCATCCCCGAGTCGCTCGATCTTGGCGCCGGGTTGAGCGCCCCAGTGCGCCAGGCGGCATCGGCCGCAGCCGCGCTCGTGGTGAGCGAACTGGCGAAAGGTGGAACCGTCGCGGTGCCTCAGCCGAATCCAAGAATCCCAGATGCCTGGTGGATGCGTAAGCCGCATCGAGGGACCTTTCCTGCGCTCCCGGACGAGCGATAG
- the hybB gene encoding Ni/Fe-hydrogenase cytochrome b subunit: protein MNGHGRPQAVGGAIFTRPVQVLAAFAAVAAGLIVWRFILGLGATTALNDGYPWGLWIAFDVVTGTALSCGGYAVALLVYILNKGQYHPLVRPALVTSAFGYTIAGLSVVIDIGRPWIAWKLPLFWHWNVDSTLLEVSLCIMSYTVVQWIELSPAFLEWARTSTNRRIRQVGETGLPVVRKSLLWLIALGIVLPTMHQSALGSLLLLSGPRLHALWSTPLLPLLFLISCVAMGYGAVVIEGSLSSRFLGRKPETELLAGLGFAMLPLLGSYLGLRLIDLAVRGQIGALLAFDLYSVMSLIEFALFLAALALLSTDSRRRDPGNLFRAAMLMLLAGAVYRFDVFLVAFLPGANWSYFPNVNEILITAGLVAGEIAGYIVLIKLFPILAGEPQAAPVH, encoded by the coding sequence ATGAACGGGCACGGTCGTCCGCAAGCGGTCGGCGGCGCCATCTTCACACGTCCGGTTCAGGTGCTGGCGGCGTTCGCCGCGGTGGCCGCCGGACTCATCGTCTGGCGCTTCATTCTCGGCCTGGGTGCGACCACGGCGCTCAACGACGGCTATCCGTGGGGCCTGTGGATCGCGTTCGACGTGGTCACCGGCACCGCCTTGAGCTGCGGCGGTTACGCGGTGGCGCTGCTGGTGTACATCCTCAACAAAGGGCAATACCACCCGCTCGTGCGCCCGGCGTTGGTTACCAGCGCCTTCGGTTACACGATCGCCGGTCTATCAGTGGTAATCGACATCGGGCGACCCTGGATCGCGTGGAAGCTTCCGCTCTTCTGGCATTGGAACGTAGACTCGACCCTGCTCGAGGTGTCGCTGTGCATCATGTCCTACACCGTCGTGCAGTGGATCGAGCTGTCGCCGGCGTTCCTCGAGTGGGCGCGGACCAGTACCAACCGCAGGATCCGCCAGGTTGGCGAGACCGGCCTGCCGGTCGTCAGGAAGAGCCTGCTATGGCTGATCGCGCTGGGTATCGTTCTGCCGACGATGCACCAGTCGGCGCTCGGCTCGCTGCTGCTGCTCAGTGGGCCGCGCCTGCATGCGCTGTGGAGCACGCCGCTGCTGCCGCTACTGTTCCTCATTTCGTGCGTCGCCATGGGGTACGGCGCGGTAGTGATCGAGGGCTCGTTGTCGTCCCGGTTTCTCGGCCGCAAGCCCGAGACCGAGCTGCTGGCGGGGCTTGGCTTCGCCATGCTGCCCCTGTTGGGGTCGTATCTCGGTCTCCGCTTGATTGACCTCGCCGTCCGGGGGCAAATCGGCGCGCTGCTGGCGTTCGATCTTTACAGCGTCATGTCGCTCATAGAGTTCGCACTTTTCTTGGCCGCCTTGGCACTGCTGTCGACTGACTCCCGGCGCCGTGATCCGGGCAACCTGTTCCGGGCGGCCATGCTGATGCTGTTGGCTGGCGCGGTCTACCGCTTCGACGTCTTCCTGGTGGCCTTCCTCCCAGGGGCGAACTGGTCGTACTTTCCGAACGTCAACGAGATCCTCATCACTGCGGGGCTGGTGGCCGGTGAGATCGCCGGCTACATCGTGCTCATCAAGCTCTTCCCGATCTTGGCCGGCGAGCCGCAGGCCGCGCCAGTCCATTGA